In the genome of Bremerella sp. JC817, one region contains:
- a CDS encoding DUF1559 domain-containing protein has protein sequence MKKTSSSHSGFTLVELLVVIAIIGVLIALLLPAVQQAREAARRMQCSNNLKQLGLALHNYHDTNGAFPMVSYIDNTNRPASWIVRLWPYIEQSAAYDQCTFQSDWTGIGFDKNWRITTNMFVDGLNCPSNPMDRFLTQTSSSATRNDGAPAEVQYQRADYVGVGGRFKSNSDPSAPRSVWIGYHGMNDYNGIFVALDTHNEQTVSFRDISDGTSNTLAIGEQSNFVRSIDTSTGEVTFHDSREYGHRGGAWSGGGGHNGHGSWYGNWEGHSSIRVGINFVHTAGYSEPSGTGCKPTYGGRSGHHTTFTSAHPGGALFVLGDGSTRFMSEHIPLDTLRYLADRTDGQVIGEY, from the coding sequence ATGAAGAAAACGTCTTCGAGCCATTCTGGGTTCACCCTGGTCGAATTGCTGGTGGTGATTGCCATCATCGGTGTCTTGATTGCCTTGCTTTTGCCTGCCGTCCAACAGGCCCGCGAAGCAGCCCGCCGTATGCAGTGCAGCAATAACCTGAAGCAGTTGGGCCTGGCGTTGCACAACTATCACGACACCAACGGCGCGTTCCCGATGGTCAGCTACATCGACAACACCAATCGCCCGGCAAGCTGGATCGTTCGCCTGTGGCCTTACATCGAACAATCGGCCGCTTACGACCAGTGCACCTTCCAGAGCGACTGGACGGGGATCGGCTTCGACAAAAACTGGCGTATCACGACGAACATGTTTGTCGATGGTCTGAACTGCCCATCGAACCCCATGGATCGCTTCCTGACGCAAACCTCGAGCTCGGCCACGCGTAACGACGGTGCTCCTGCTGAAGTGCAGTATCAGCGTGCTGACTACGTCGGCGTGGGTGGTCGTTTCAAGTCGAACTCGGATCCATCGGCACCTCGCTCGGTTTGGATCGGCTATCACGGCATGAATGACTACAACGGTATCTTCGTCGCCCTCGACACGCACAACGAACAGACCGTTTCGTTCCGCGACATTAGCGACGGTACCAGCAACACGCTGGCGATTGGCGAGCAGTCGAACTTTGTCCGTTCGATCGACACTTCGACCGGCGAGGTGACCTTCCACGATTCGCGTGAGTATGGTCACCGTGGCGGTGCCTGGAGTGGTGGCGGCGGTCACAACGGTCATGGTTCGTGGTACGGCAACTGGGAAGGTCACTCGTCGATTCGCGTCGGGATCAACTTCGTTCACACGGCTGGCTACAGCGAACCCTCCGGTACCGGTTGCAAGCCAACCTACGGCGGTCGCTCGGGTCACCACACCACTTTCACCTCGGCTCATCCAGGCGGTGCCTTGTTCGTCCTGGGCGATGGTTCGACTCGCTTCATGAGCGAACACATTCCGCTGGATACTCTCCGCTATCTGGCTGACCGAACCGACGGTCAGGTCATCGGCGAGTACTAA